A segment of the Catenuloplanes nepalensis genome:
TCACGCGTGGGTGGTGACGCTGAACCCGCAGCCCTCGGCGCCGGGACAGGAGAACTGCATGACGCTGGTGACGCTGTACTGACGTGGGCTGATCGGTTGCGTTCAGGGCCCGCCTCGAACGCAACCGATCACTGCTGGGCCGTTCAGAACGTCACCAGCGGATCCCCCACCAGATCGGCGACGAAGTTGATGAAGAAGAACCCGAAGAACACGACGTTCGCCACCAGCAGCACGTAATGCCACGGCCGCGGCCGCGCCACCCGCGGCAGTCTGCTGTTCAGATACATCAGCAGGAACGGATAGAACAGCGCACCCAGGTTCGACATGTTCGCCGACCACTGCACCAGGTTCACCGGCACCGCCAGATGCAGCACCACCGAGATGATCACCAGCAACGTGAGCATGAACGGGTAGTAGAACCGCCGCGGATCCCCTTCCACCAGCTTCCGCAGCCGAGGGCTGGTCGCGTGCGCCGCGTCCGTCGCGACCCGCACCATCCCCTCGAAGATGCCCAGCTGCGTGCTGAACAGGATCAGCACGCCCACGGCCAGCGCCACGTAGAACGCGCCGCGCCCATACGTCTCGTCGAGCGCGGCCGCCACGAACGTCGGCACGTTCGCCGCCGTGGGCTTCTCGCCGGCCAGCTCCACCGCGTACGCCATCAGGATCGTCGGCAGCAGCATGCCCAGCAGCGCCCCGACGAAGAACACGCCCCACATGTCCAGCAGCAGCAACCGGTACCAGCGGCGCCACCGGCCGCGGTTCAGATCGTCGTCCGGGAACGTCATGCCGACGTCGCGCAGACCACCGCCGCCTCCGCGCAGGCCGGAGATGAAGCCGGTGTGGTAGCCCATTCCGTAGCCCTTGTCGCGGTAGTGGCCCATCACGTACCAGTTCAGGCCGCTCACCAGCGCGGTGAAGCCCGCGAGCCCGCCGAGCTGGGTCGCGGTGATGCCGGCGGGCGGGGCGGCCGGTGTGACCAGGCCGCGGATGCCTTCCCACCAGATGTCCCAGGGGACCACGAGCAGGTCGACGATCAGCAGCGCGACCAGGATCGTGCCGACCATGACCCAGTTCGCCAGTTCGAGCGTACGGCTGATCCGGCGGGCGGAGGCGGTCAGCACGAACACGAGGACCAGCAGCGCGATCGCCCACAGCCGCGGCTCCTCGGCGCCGGCCGGTGGTGGCGTGCCGTGCACCAGGGCGTAGACGCCCTGGCCGGCGGAGGCGGCCCAGCCGCCGGCGATGAACGCGAAGATGACGACGGCGACGGAGAGCGGGACCCACAGCCACACGCCGGGCGGCACCCGACCCCAGGCGACCACCGGGGCCTCGCCGGTCGCCATGACCGTGCGCGCACATTCGACGTTGTAGAACGTCTGGAGCACGGCGGAGACGAGGATGACCCAGCCGACGCCGACGAAGCCGAACTGGCCGACCGCCTGCGGGCCGAGCAGCCATTCGCCGCTGCCGATCGATATGCCGAGCGCGATCAGGCTGGGCCCGATCGCGAACTTCACCACCTGCCAGGGGCCGAGCCGGGGTACGCCGAAGACCTGCTCCGGTTCGGGCAGGTCACGGACGCCGAGCGGTGGACGGCTGACGCCGAGTTGGTACGAGCTCATCGGGGCCTCCCGGAGCGACAGGAATCCATAGTGGTGGATCAGCCTTCACGATCGCAATGAGCGGGTAACGTGACCGTCATGGATGCGCTCGCGGCGGTCACCGAGCACGCCCGCGCGCTGCTCCCGGAGCGCGCGGTGATCACGGACCGGGTGCGGCTGCGGACCTACGAGTGCGACGGCCTGACGCACCACCGGGTCGTGCCCGGGCTGGTGGTTCTTCCGGAGACCGCGGAGCAGGTCGCCGCGGTCGTGACCGCGTGTGCACGACATCGCGTGCCGTTCGTCGCCCGAGGGGCCGGCACCGGGCTGTCCGGTGGCGCGCTGCCGCACGCGGAGGGCGTCCTGATCGTCACGTCGCGGCTGCGGCGGATCCTGGCCGTGCGGCCGGAGGACGAACGGGCGGTGGTCGAGCCCGGCGTGATCAACCTGGATGTGACGCGGGCGGCGGCGCCGTTCGGTTACCACTACGCGCCGGACCCGTCGAGCCGGCAGATCTGCTCGATCGGCGGCAACGTGGCGGAGAACTCCGGCGGCGCGCACTGCCTGAAGTACGGGTTCACGGCCGGGCACGTGGTCGCGGCCGACCTGGTCACGCCGGCCGGTGACCTGGTCACGCTGGGCAGCGAGGCGCCGGACGCACCGGGTTACGACCTGCTCGGCACCGTGATCGGCGCGGAGGGCACGCTCGGCGTGGTCACGTCCGTGACCGTGCGGCTGACCCGCGATCCGGAGGCGGTGACCACGCTGCTGGCCGCGTTCCCGGGCACCGACGACGCGGGCGCGGCCACCTCGGCGATCATCGCGGCCGGGATCGTGCCGGCCGCGATCGAGATGATGGACGCGCTCGCGATCGAGGCCGCAGAGGCCGCGGTGGCCTGCGGTTATCCGGCCGGCGCGGGTGCCGTGCTGATCATTGAGCTGGACGGGCCGGCCGCGGACGTGCACGCGGAGCTGGCCACGGTGACGCGGCTCTGCGCGGACGCGACCGAGGTGCGGATCGCGGCGGACGACGCGGAGCGTGAGCTGATCTGGAAGGGCCGCCGGTCCGCGTTCGCCGCGGTCGGCCGGATCAGCCCGGACTACATCGTGCAGGACGGCGTGATCCCGCGGACCGCGCTGCCCGAGGTGCTCCGCGCGATCTCCGGGCTCTCCGCCGACACCGGCGTCCGCGTGGCGAACGTGTTCCACGCCGGCGACGGCAACCTGCATCCGCTGGTCCTGTTCGACGCGGCCGTACCGGGCCAGGAGGGGCGGGCCGAGGACGTCAGCGGCGCGATCCTCGACCTGTGCGTCACGCACGGCGGCTCGATCACCGGCGAGCACGGCGTCGGCGTCGACAAGGCGAGGTACATGCCGCGCATGTTCACCGACGCCGACCTGGACACGATGCAGCTGGTCCGCTGCGCGTTCGACCCGTCCGGCATCGCCAACCCCGGCAAGATCTTCCCGACGCCGCGCCTGTGCGGCGAGGTCCCGCGCAAGCATCACGCGGCGTCCGAGCGCCCGGCCGGCGCGGAGGTCTTCTGATGCCGGCGGACCGGCACGGAGGTCTCACGATGCCGGCGGGCCGGCGATGACACGGGACGCGCTGGACGCGCTGGGTGACGTCTGTGAGCGGGCCGGCCCGGCCGACGAGGTGGCCGGGGTACGCGCCGCCTACGTGGCCCGCCCGGGCGACGCGGCGCAGGTCGCGGACGTGCTGCGGGCCGCGGCCGCGCACGATCTCGCGGTGGTCGCGCGCGGCGGCGGGACGCGGCTGCACTGGGGTCTGCCGCCCGCCCGGGCCGACCTGGTCCTGGACCTGTCCGGGCTGGATCGGATCGTCGATCACGCGGCCGGCGACCTGGTGCTGATCGCGGAGGCCGGGGCGCGCGTGGCCGACGTGCAACGGCGGCTGGCCACGGCCGGGCAGCGGCTGGCCGTGGACGCGCCCACGCCGGGCGCGACGCTCGGCGGCACGGTCGCGACCGGCCATTCCGGCCCGTCCCGCCTGCTCGCCGGCCCGATCAAGGACCAGATCATCGGCATCTCCGTGGTCCGGGCGGACGGCACGCCCGCGTCCTCCGGCGGCCGGGTCGTGAAGAACGTCGCGGGGTACGACCTGGGCCGCCTGATGTGCGGCTCCTACGGCACGCTCGCGGTCCTCACCCGCCTGATCTTCCGTCTTCGTCCGCTCCCGGCCGCCCGCGCGTTCGTCACCGCCCCGGTCCTCGGCCCGTCCCTGGCCGCGCCCCTGATCGAGGCGGTCGCCGCCGCTCAGCTCGTTCCGTCCGCGATCGAGCTCCACCTCCCCGCCCCGCCGCACGACGACGCGGCCGGCCCGGCCACCGGCGCGGTCGTGGTGCTGGTCGAGGGCGCACCGGCCGGCGTCGCCGCACGCGCCGCGGCCGTGCGCGACCTGCTCCGAAGAACCGGCGCCGAGGAGGTGCACGTGCGCGCGGATGCACCACCCGGATGGGGCACGCTCCCGACCCAGGGCCTACCGGCGCACGGTTTGCCCGCGCCGGATCTCCCCGCGCACAGCCTCCCCGCGCGGGTTGTTGCCGCGCAGGCCCCTGCCGCGCAGGATCTCCGCACGACGGGCGGCGGCACGCTGCTGCGGCTGACATTCGTCCGCTCGGGCCTCCCCGCCGTGCTCTCCGCCGCCCGCGACGCCGGCGCCGCGGTGTCCGGCTCCGCCGCGGCCGGCGTGCTCACCGCGATGCTCGGGCCCGGACCGGGCGAGCGCGCCATGGCCACGCCCGAACACGTCGCCGCCGCGCTGGCCAGGTTGCGCACGGTGTGCGCGCGGCACGGCGGTGGCGCGATCGTGCTGGACGCGCCCGCCGCCGTCCGTGACGCGGTCGACGTGTGGGGCCCGGTCCCCGCGCTCGACCTGATGCGCCGGGTGAAGGCCCAGTTCGATCCCGCCCACCGCCTCTCCCCCGGCCGTTTCGTCGGCGGCATCTGAGATGCGTCGCCTTCGCGCTGTAGGCCAGAATTCCGGGCGCACATCGCCCGCCGGTGAGCTACCCACGCGCCACGCGCCGAGACAGGTCGCCGGGACACAGGGAGGTGCCGATGAGTGAGGGGCGGCGGCCGGATCCGCGGCTGGTCGGGGACTGTGTGCACTGTGGGTTCTGCCTGCCGGCGTGTCCGACCTATGAGCTGTGGGGCGAGGAGATGGACTCGCCGCGCGGGCGGATCCACCTGATCGATCAGTTGATCGAAGGGGCGCCGGCCGACGACGTGCTGACCGGGCACCTGGACGCCTGCCTCGGCTGCCTGGCGTGCGTGCCGGCCTGTCCGTCGGGCGTGCGCTACGACCTGTTGATCGGCGCGGCCCGCGCGCAGGTCGAGGACGAGCACCGGCGCCCACTGGCCGATCGGCTGCTGCGCGGCCTGATCTTCGCCCTCTTCCCCCGCCCCGGGCGGCTGCGGCTGCTGCGAGGGCCCCTCACCGCGTACCGTGCGATGGGCCTGGAAAGGTTGATGGCACGGGACGCGCCGCTGGGACGATTGGTGCCGCGACTCGCGATGCTGGCCCGCCTGGCGCCGGAGCGCCCCGAACGGCCCACCCGCGAACGACTGCCGGCGCGCACGCCCGCGAAGGGCACGACCCGCGCACGCGTCGGCATGCTGACCGGCTGCGTGCAGCGTGAGTTCTTCCCGGGCGTGAACGCCGCGACCGCGCGCGTGCTGGCGGCCGAGGGCGTCGAGGTGATCACCCCGAGGCGGCAGGGCTGCTGCGGCGCGCTGTCCCTGCACACCGGCCGCGACCGCGAGGCCCGCCGGTTCGCCCGCAGAACCATGAAAGCCTTCAAGGACGTCGACGTCGTGGTGACGAACGCGGCCGGGTGTGGTTCCGCGCTGAAGGAGTACCGGGAGATCCTCGGCGAGGAGCCCCCGTTCCGGGTCGTGGACGTCGCGGAGCTGCTGCACGAACTCGGCCCGGTGGCGGAACGGCGTCCGCTGCCGATCACGGTGGCCTACCACGACGCCTGCCACCTGGCCAACGCGCAGGGGATCAGAACCGCACCGCGGCGGCTGCTCCAGCAGATCCCCGGCCTGACGCTGCGCGAGATCGGCGACGGCGGGATGTGCTGCGGCAGCGCGGGGGTCTACAACGTGCTCCACCCGGACCCGGCGATGGAGCTGGGCGACCGCAAGGCCGACGCGATCGCGCGGACCGGCGCGGACGTGCTGGTCACCGCGAACCCCGGCTGCCTGCTGCAGATCGCGGACGCGTTCAAGAGGAGGGACACACCGCCCCCGCGCCTCGCGCACACCGTGGAGATCCTGGACGAGTCGATCAACGGGCGATGAGCGCGGAGACCCCGTCGATGATCCGGTCGAGGCCGAACTCGAGCGCGTGCACCGGGTCGAGCATCGCGTTGTGCTGCTCGCCGGCCGCGGTGCCGACCCTGCCCCCGAGCGGGAACTGCCCGCCGCCGGCCATCACGCGCTCCAGGATCGGGCCGGTGCTCTGCCACCACTCCGCGTCGGTCTGGCCGCTCCGCTCCTGGGCGCGGCGCAGTGAGTGGCGGGTGCGCCAGACGCCCTCGACGTAGACCAGGACCATGGTGAGCGTGGAGTCCATCTCCACGTCGGTGAGGCCGATGCCGTCGAGCGGGGCCAGCTCCAGCTCATATTTGCGCATCACGCTCGGCCCGAGTTCGCCGCGGCCGTCCATCGCCGCGAGCAGCCACGGGTGACGGTCGCAGAGCGCCCAGTTCTCGTGCGCGATCATCCGGAGGCCCGCGCGCCAGTCCCCGGCCGCGGCCGGCGTGGACGTGGTGTAGAGCGTGCCGAGCACGGTGTCGGCCATCAGCGCGGTCAGCTCGGCCTTGCCTGGCACGTGCGTGTAGAGCGACATGGTGCCGACGCCGAGGTGCTCGGCGACGCGGCGCATCACGGCCGCCTCCAGCCCTTCCGCGTCCGCGATCTCGATGGCCGCGGCCACGATCGTGCGCACGCTGAGGCCGCTGCGGCCCTCGTGCCGGTGCGCGCCCCAGAGCAGCGCGAGCGTGCGGGCGGGGTCGGGAGCGCGGCGGTTCACGGTACCCATTCTCCAAGATCTGACTCAGGCAGCAAAACGTACTATGTACGGTACATGCTACGGTGGAGCCGTGACTGACTACGGGAACATCGAGGTGCGGGGCGCCCGGGAGAACAATCTGCGGGACGTCTCGGTGGACATCCCCAAGCGGAAGATCACGGTCTTCACCGGCGTCTCGGGGTCGGGCAAGTCGTCGCTGGTCTTCGACACGATCGCGGCCGAGTCGCAGCGGCTGATCAACGAGACCTACCCGGCGTTCGTGCAGAGCCTGATGACCGGTTACGGCCAGCCGGACGCGGACTCGCTGGACAATCTCTCCGCCGCGATCGTGGTCGACCAGAAGCGGATGGGGGGCAACTCGCGCTCGACGGTGGGCACGGCCACGGATGCGTACACGATGTTGCGCCTGCTCTTCGCGCGCCTCGGCACGCCGCCGGTGCCGCACCCGATCGCGCTGTCGTTCAACGACCCGGCCGGCATGTGCCCGGCGTGCGAGGGGCTCGGCGACGTCTCCGCGCTCGACGTCGATCAGCTGGTGGACAGCGCCAGATCGCTCAACGAGGGCGCGCTGCTGCTGCCGCAGTTCGCGGTCGGTCAGTGGTACTGGAGCATCTTCGCGCAGTCCGGCTTCTTCGACCCGGACAAGAAGCTGCGCGACTACACCGAGGACGAGTGGGAGAAGCTGCTGCACCTGCCGGAGGCGAAGATCAAGCAGCGGATGCCGGGCGGCGGCACGATGAACGCGACCTACGAGGGGCTGCTGCCCAAGTTCCGCCGGCTGTTCCTCAGCAAGGACGTCGACGCGATACAGCCGGCCGCGCGCGCGATCGTGGAGCGGGTCGCGACGAGAAGCGCCTGCCCGGACTGCGGCGGCACCCGGCTCAACGAGGCGGCCCGCGCCTGCCGGATCAACGACCGCAACATCGCGGAGTGCGCCGCGATGGAGGTCACCGACCTGGCCGAGTTCGTCCGGAAGGCGGACGACGGCACGGTCACGCCGCTGGTCACAGCGCTCGCCGACCGGCTGGGCAACCTCGCGCACATCGGTCTCGGCTACCTGAGCCTGGACCGGCGCTCGGCCACGCTCTCCGGCGGCGAGTCGCAGCGGGTCAAGATGGTCCGGCACCTGGGATCGAGCCTGACCGACATCACGTACGTGTTCGACGAGCCGTCCGTGGGTCTGCACCCGCACGACATCCACCGGCTCAACGAGCTGCTGGTCCGGCTGCGCGACAAGGGCAACACCGTGCTGGTCGTGGAGCACAAGGCCGCGGTGATCGAGATCGCGGACCACGTCATCGACATGGGGCCGGACGCGGGCAGCGGCGGCGGGACCGTGGTCTACCAGGGCTCGCTCGACGGCCTGCGCTCGTCCGGCACCGCCACCGGCCGCGCGCTCTCGCAGAAGCCAACCCTGAGAGACAACCCCCGCGGGGGTACGGGGTGGTTGCGCGTCGAGAACGCGACTACGCACAACCTGAAGGGCGTCACGGTGGAGCTGCCGACCGGCGCTCTGACCGTGGTCACCGGCGTGGCCGGGTCCGGCAAGAGCTCGCTGATCCGCGGCTCACTCCCCCGGCTGTACCCGGACGCGGTCTTCCTGGACCAGAGCGCGATCAAGGGCTCGCGGCGGTCGACGCCGGCCACGTACACCGGCGTGCTCGACCCGCTGCGCAAGGCCTTCGCGAAGGCGAACGGCGTGAACGCGGCACTATTCAGCGCGAACTCGGCCGGCGCCTGCCCACGCTGCGGCGGTGTCGGCCTGATCTACACGGACCTGGCGTTCATGGACCAGGTCGCCACGGTCTGCGAGGAGTGCGACGGCAAGCGCTTCGTCCCGTCCGTGCTGGAGTACACGCTGCGCGGGAAGAACATCGCGGAGGTACTGGCGATGCCGGTCGCGGAGGCGGCCGCGTTCGTCACGGAGAAGGCCGCCCGGCCCGTGCTGACCGCGATGCTCGACACCGGGCTCGGCTACCTGACGCTCGGCCAGTCCCTGGACACGCTCTCCGGCGGCGAACGCCAGCGCCTCCGGCTCGCGATCAAGCTCGCCTCAGGAGCCAGGACCACGCGGCTGTACGTGCTGGACGAGCCCACCACCGGCCTGCACCTGCGGGACGTGGCCCAGCTCAACGGCCTGCTCGACCGGCTGGCCGAGGCCGGCGACACGGTCGTGGTGATCGAGCACCACCTGGACGTGATCTGCCGCGCGGACTGGATCGTCGACCTCGGCCCCGGCGCCGGCCACGAGGGCGGCGAACTGGTCTTCGCCGGCCCACCCGCGCAGCTGATGGACGAACCCCGCTCCGTCACCGGCGACTTCCTCCGCCGCCATCTGAGCCGTTGACCCTCGTCCCCACCCCCGTGATCAGGCCGTCCCCATGTCGTTGGAACACGTCGCCACAGCATGGGGGACGCCTCGATCACGGGGGTGGGCGGCGGCCACCGCAAGCCGTGTCAGCCGGCGGTGTAGCGCCGCGCGAGGCGGGTGGCGGCCTCTCGCAGCTCCGGCGGTCCCTCGATCTCCAACGGGACGTCGAACATGCCCATCGCGGCGGCCAGGCCGACCCAGGACCACGAGCTCATCGTCAGCCGGCAGCGGTTCTCGCCGAGCGACTCGACCACGTCGGTGTGCCGCACCCAGGGCACGATCTGGTCCGCCGGCGCGTGCAGCACGACCGTGCCGGTGCAGGGCGTCACGGCCGTGTCACCGCTGAACCGCTCCGCGATGTAGGTGGAGACGTCCGGCGCGGGCAGCTCGCGCGGCGTGAAACGTGGCCCGTTCGGCGTGCGCGGCGTGAGCCGGTCCACCCGGTAGGTGCGCCAGTCAGCCCGGTCGGTGTCCCAGCCGACCAGGTACCACCGGCCACCCCACATGACCACGTGGTGCGGCTCGCAGCGGCGCGGCTCTTCCTTGTAATCGAAGCGCAGCACCTCGCGGGCGCGGACCGCGGCACCCACGGTGAGCAGCACCTCCGCGTCCACCCGCGGGCGGTCCACGGTCCGGCGCACGGACGTGACCTGCAACGCGTCCACCCGGTGCCGCAGCCGGGCCGGCATCACCTGGCGGACCGTGGCGAGCGCGCGCAGCGCCGCCTCCTCTATGCCGTCGACGCTGGTGGTGGCGGTCTGCAGCGCGACCGCGACCGCGACGGCCTGGTCGGCGTCGAAGAGCAGCGGCGGCAGGTCCGCGCCGGCGCCGAGCCGGTAACCGCCGTCCGGGCCCTTCGTGGCCTGCACCGGATAGCCCAGCTCGCGCAGCCGGTCCACGTCCCGGCGGACCGTGCGCGCGCTGACGCCGAGCCGGTCCGCGAGCGTGCCACCCGGCCAGTCCCGGCGGGCCTGCAGCAGCGAGAGGAGTTTCAGCAGCCGTCCCGAGGTCTCCAGCATTCACCCACGATCGCACGGGCCATAGGACAGGTGCTGTCCGCTATCGCTGCCAGTCTGTCCACGACGAAGGGAGCACAGCGCTCATGATCAAAGCGAAGGACCTGACGAAGGACTTCGGGGCCGTGCACGCGGTCCGGGGGATCACGCTCGACATCGCGCCGGGCGAGTTGGTGGCGGTGCTCGGGCCGAACGGCGCGGGCAAGACCACCACGATGCGCATGCTGACCACGCTGATCGCGCCGACGTCCGGCAGCGCGGAGGTGGCCGGCCACGACGTGGTGCGTTCCCCGGGCGAGGTCCGGCGGCGCATCGGGTACGTCGGTCAGGGCAACGGGGCCGGCCACCAGCACCGGGTCATCGACGAGCTGCACAGCCAGGCGGCGATCTACGGGCTGGAGCGCGGCGCCGCCCGTACCCGCGTGGGGTCGTTGGTCGAGGCTCTTGACCTGGGTGATCTGGTCAAACGCAAGGTGTCCGAGCTGTCCGGCGGGCAGCGGCGCCGGCTGGACGTGGCGATGGGCCTGGTGCACACGCCGAAGCTGCTGTTCCTGGACGAGCCGTCGACCGGACTGGACCCGCAGAACCGGGCGAACCTGTGGGAACACATCCTGCGGCTGCGCGCGGAGCACGACATGACGATCGTGCTGACCACGCACTACCTGGACGAGGCCGACTCGATGGCCGAGCGGGTGGTGATCGTCGACCACGGCGAGGTGATCGCGGACGACACGGCCGCGGCGCTCAAACGCAGGCTGGCCGGCGACCGGGTGTCGTTCACCTGTGCCTCCCCGGCCGACCTGGCGGTGCTGGTGCCCGGCGCCACCGACCTCTCCGTCACCGGGAACACCGTGGCGGCCCGGGTCACGGACGGCCCCGCCGCCATCGCCGAGACGCTGCGGGCCGCGTTCGAGAAGGGGCTCACGATCACGGCCGCGGAGACGTTCCGGCCCACGCTCGACGACGTCTTCCTGTCCCTGACCGGCCGCAGCCTGCGCGAGGAGAACACCAAATGACCACCACGCTGGTACGGGACACCCGGATCGTCTTCGTCCGCGAACTCAAACCGATGATCCGAGATCCGTTCTCCGTGGTCTTCGGCCTGGTCCAGCCGCTGGTGTTCCTGGCGCTGTTCGGCCCGCTGCTGTCCGGCTCGGTCGGCGCGGCCGGGCCGGTCACCGCGGGTGGGTCGGTCTGGCAGTGGTTCGTGCCGTCGATCCTGGTGATGACCGCGCTGTTCGGCACGTCCGCGGTCGGGTCGAACCTGCTCTACGAGTTCCAGACCGGCGCGCACGAACGGATGATGGTCACGCCGCTGACCCGGTCGTCGCTACTGATCGGCCGGTCGCTGAAGGAGATGGTGCCGCTCGCCGGGCAGGCCGTGCTGATCGTGGCCGTGATGGTGCCGTTCGGCTTCGCGCTCTTCCCGGCCGGCGCGCTGCTCGGCATGCTCCTGCTGGCCGTGTTCGGCGTCGGACTGGGCTCGCTCAGTTACGCGCTGGCGATCGCGGTCCGCAAGAACGAGTGGATGTTCTGGCTGGTCCAGCAGACGCTGCTGTTCCCGCTGATGATCCTCTCCGGGATGCTGCTGCCACTGGAGGCCGGCCCGTCCTGGATGCGTGCCGCGGCCGCCGCGAACCCGCTGGCCTACGTGGTGGACGCGGAGCGGGCACTGTTCGCCGGCGAGATCGTGAGCACGGAGGCGCTGTGGGGCGCGGTCGCCGCGGCCTCGACAGCCGCGATCGGCCTGTCCGTGGGCATCCGGGCGATGCTGCGATCCGCGGACTAACCGTCCCGCGACCGCCGCGTCTTCTTGCGTCCCCCGTGCAACATCGGGGATGGTTGGCATGACGTCACCTGCCCTGGAGAGTGGCTTCATGACGTGCATCGTGGGGATTACGGACGGGCGGATCGTCACCATCGGCGGGGACTCCGCCGGGAGCGACGGGTGGCACGTCGCGGTGCGGTCGGATTCCAAGGTGTTCCAGGTCGGCCCCTACCTGATGGGTTTCACGACCAGCTATCGGATGGGTCAGCTCCTGCGGTACTCCCTGACCGTCGGCGAGCCCGGCACCTGGGACGTCGACCGGTTCATGGCCACCACGTTCATCGATGCGGTTCGCGAGTGCCTCTCCGTGGGCGGCTATGCGAGGAACGACAACGGCCAGGAGCAGGGCGGGCAGTTCCTCGTCGGCATCCACGGCCGGCTCTATGTCGTCGGTGACGACTATCAGGTCGGGCACACGATCTCGGGTTACGCCGCGGTGGGATCCGGTTATCTGGTCGCCCTGGGATCACTGCACTCCACGGCCACGTCACCCGCCAGTAGTCACCAGCGCGCGGAGATGGCACTCGAGGCGGCAGCCGACCTCACCGAGGGTGTGCGGCCACCGTTCACCGTGATCCAGTCGGAGTGAGAAGCAGCCACCCGAACCGCCCTGGCTCGGCTGACTCGGGGCGACGCCCGGCACCACCACCCGAACCATCATCCGCGGGTACGAGATCCGCTGACCATATTCACGCTGAGAGCGGTGATCCGGCCGGTGCGCCGTGTGCGTACCGGCCGGGTCGCCTGTCAGGTCTTGGGCTTGCCGTTGCGGGCGTGAGCGTAGGAGAGCCCGGCGAGCACCAGGCCGGCACCGGAGATGACCGCGCCGATCAGCGCGCCCCAGCCCTCCACGTGCT
Coding sequences within it:
- a CDS encoding (Fe-S)-binding protein, producing MSEGRRPDPRLVGDCVHCGFCLPACPTYELWGEEMDSPRGRIHLIDQLIEGAPADDVLTGHLDACLGCLACVPACPSGVRYDLLIGAARAQVEDEHRRPLADRLLRGLIFALFPRPGRLRLLRGPLTAYRAMGLERLMARDAPLGRLVPRLAMLARLAPERPERPTRERLPARTPAKGTTRARVGMLTGCVQREFFPGVNAATARVLAAEGVEVITPRRQGCCGALSLHTGRDREARRFARRTMKAFKDVDVVVTNAAGCGSALKEYREILGEEPPFRVVDVAELLHELGPVAERRPLPITVAYHDACHLANAQGIRTAPRRLLQQIPGLTLREIGDGGMCCGSAGVYNVLHPDPAMELGDRKADAIARTGADVLVTANPGCLLQIADAFKRRDTPPPRLAHTVEILDESINGR
- a CDS encoding FAD-linked oxidase C-terminal domain-containing protein produces the protein MDALAAVTEHARALLPERAVITDRVRLRTYECDGLTHHRVVPGLVVLPETAEQVAAVVTACARHRVPFVARGAGTGLSGGALPHAEGVLIVTSRLRRILAVRPEDERAVVEPGVINLDVTRAAAPFGYHYAPDPSSRQICSIGGNVAENSGGAHCLKYGFTAGHVVAADLVTPAGDLVTLGSEAPDAPGYDLLGTVIGAEGTLGVVTSVTVRLTRDPEAVTTLLAAFPGTDDAGAATSAIIAAGIVPAAIEMMDALAIEAAEAAVACGYPAGAGAVLIIELDGPAADVHAELATVTRLCADATEVRIAADDAERELIWKGRRSAFAAVGRISPDYIVQDGVIPRTALPEVLRAISGLSADTGVRVANVFHAGDGNLHPLVLFDAAVPGQEGRAEDVSGAILDLCVTHGGSITGEHGVGVDKARYMPRMFTDADLDTMQLVRCAFDPSGIANPGKIFPTPRLCGEVPRKHHAASERPAGAEVF
- a CDS encoding ATP-binding cassette domain-containing protein; translated protein: MYGTCYGGAVTDYGNIEVRGARENNLRDVSVDIPKRKITVFTGVSGSGKSSLVFDTIAAESQRLINETYPAFVQSLMTGYGQPDADSLDNLSAAIVVDQKRMGGNSRSTVGTATDAYTMLRLLFARLGTPPVPHPIALSFNDPAGMCPACEGLGDVSALDVDQLVDSARSLNEGALLLPQFAVGQWYWSIFAQSGFFDPDKKLRDYTEDEWEKLLHLPEAKIKQRMPGGGTMNATYEGLLPKFRRLFLSKDVDAIQPAARAIVERVATRSACPDCGGTRLNEAARACRINDRNIAECAAMEVTDLAEFVRKADDGTVTPLVTALADRLGNLAHIGLGYLSLDRRSATLSGGESQRVKMVRHLGSSLTDITYVFDEPSVGLHPHDIHRLNELLVRLRDKGNTVLVVEHKAAVIEIADHVIDMGPDAGSGGGTVVYQGSLDGLRSSGTATGRALSQKPTLRDNPRGGTGWLRVENATTHNLKGVTVELPTGALTVVTGVAGSGKSSLIRGSLPRLYPDAVFLDQSAIKGSRRSTPATYTGVLDPLRKAFAKANGVNAALFSANSAGACPRCGGVGLIYTDLAFMDQVATVCEECDGKRFVPSVLEYTLRGKNIAEVLAMPVAEAAAFVTEKAARPVLTAMLDTGLGYLTLGQSLDTLSGGERQRLRLAIKLASGARTTRLYVLDEPTTGLHLRDVAQLNGLLDRLAEAGDTVVVIEHHLDVICRADWIVDLGPGAGHEGGELVFAGPPAQLMDEPRSVTGDFLRRHLSR
- a CDS encoding FAD-binding oxidoreductase encodes the protein MTRDALDALGDVCERAGPADEVAGVRAAYVARPGDAAQVADVLRAAAAHDLAVVARGGGTRLHWGLPPARADLVLDLSGLDRIVDHAAGDLVLIAEAGARVADVQRRLATAGQRLAVDAPTPGATLGGTVATGHSGPSRLLAGPIKDQIIGISVVRADGTPASSGGRVVKNVAGYDLGRLMCGSYGTLAVLTRLIFRLRPLPAARAFVTAPVLGPSLAAPLIEAVAAAQLVPSAIELHLPAPPHDDAAGPATGAVVVLVEGAPAGVAARAAAVRDLLRRTGAEEVHVRADAPPGWGTLPTQGLPAHGLPAPDLPAHSLPARVVAAQAPAAQDLRTTGGGTLLRLTFVRSGLPAVLSAARDAGAAVSGSAAAGVLTAMLGPGPGERAMATPEHVAAALARLRTVCARHGGGAIVLDAPAAVRDAVDVWGPVPALDLMRRVKAQFDPAHRLSPGRFVGGI
- a CDS encoding Nramp family divalent metal transporter translates to MSSYQLGVSRPPLGVRDLPEPEQVFGVPRLGPWQVVKFAIGPSLIALGISIGSGEWLLGPQAVGQFGFVGVGWVILVSAVLQTFYNVECARTVMATGEAPVVAWGRVPPGVWLWVPLSVAVVIFAFIAGGWAASAGQGVYALVHGTPPPAGAEEPRLWAIALLVLVFVLTASARRISRTLELANWVMVGTILVALLIVDLLVVPWDIWWEGIRGLVTPAAPPAGITATQLGGLAGFTALVSGLNWYVMGHYRDKGYGMGYHTGFISGLRGGGGGLRDVGMTFPDDDLNRGRWRRWYRLLLLDMWGVFFVGALLGMLLPTILMAYAVELAGEKPTAANVPTFVAAALDETYGRGAFYVALAVGVLILFSTQLGIFEGMVRVATDAAHATSPRLRKLVEGDPRRFYYPFMLTLLVIISVVLHLAVPVNLVQWSANMSNLGALFYPFLLMYLNSRLPRVARPRPWHYVLLVANVVFFGFFFINFVADLVGDPLVTF
- a CDS encoding TetR/AcrR family transcriptional regulator C-terminal domain-containing protein gives rise to the protein MGTVNRRAPDPARTLALLWGAHRHEGRSGLSVRTIVAAAIEIADAEGLEAAVMRRVAEHLGVGTMSLYTHVPGKAELTALMADTVLGTLYTTSTPAAAGDWRAGLRMIAHENWALCDRHPWLLAAMDGRGELGPSVMRKYELELAPLDGIGLTDVEMDSTLTMVLVYVEGVWRTRHSLRRAQERSGQTDAEWWQSTGPILERVMAGGGQFPLGGRVGTAAGEQHNAMLDPVHALEFGLDRIIDGVSALIAR